In Dyadobacter sp. NIV53, a single window of DNA contains:
- a CDS encoding helix-turn-helix domain-containing protein produces the protein MSIVSNNIKYLRRLNGLTQEQFSRKIAIKRSLLGAYEEARANPNLTNLKNMAAAFGISVDQLLKNDLRKLRETPDMSLPITASRPMTVSHSGSASTSARTPTFAEPQPLSKIMDKYQQPKQEIRTVARQVNLKPVNGDTYPPVNVSRNSPVTTNQPVNQYKPENKIAGQQSSPQLPIFNNQYPPVSQVVQEQKINSQANYPTVQWVAKSQSKEYIANCQNPVFLTQLPSFQLPNLPTGYYRAFESGADFIYPGSLLIGTFIRNWYEIQNDTQYVFVLHNQGIVYRKAFNQVKERGVLILVSDIATIPDTEIALQEVMEVWEIKAFISLQLPAPQPSIERIGHLVDEMYKELKQRK, from the coding sequence ATGAGCATTGTAAGCAATAATATCAAGTATCTCAGGAGGTTGAATGGCCTTACTCAGGAACAATTTTCCAGAAAAATTGCGATAAAACGATCTTTGCTCGGGGCTTATGAAGAAGCACGTGCTAATCCGAATCTTACTAATCTGAAAAATATGGCGGCGGCTTTTGGTATCAGTGTAGACCAATTGCTAAAAAATGACCTTCGGAAATTGCGCGAAACTCCTGATATGTCGTTGCCCATCACTGCTTCCAGGCCAATGACGGTATCACATTCAGGATCGGCATCTACTTCTGCCCGCACACCAACTTTTGCCGAACCCCAGCCTTTGTCCAAAATTATGGACAAATACCAGCAGCCAAAGCAGGAAATCCGAACTGTTGCGCGTCAGGTGAATCTTAAACCTGTGAACGGTGATACCTATCCGCCGGTGAATGTATCCAGAAATTCACCAGTAACAACCAATCAGCCAGTCAATCAATATAAACCTGAAAATAAAATTGCAGGACAGCAAAGTTCGCCACAATTACCTATTTTCAATAATCAATATCCACCAGTCAGTCAGGTAGTTCAGGAACAAAAAATTAATAGTCAAGCCAATTATCCTACCGTTCAATGGGTAGCGAAAAGTCAATCGAAAGAATACATCGCAAATTGCCAGAACCCGGTGTTCCTCACTCAGCTTCCCTCATTTCAATTACCAAATTTACCTACAGGTTATTACCGGGCATTTGAAAGTGGCGCTGATTTTATTTATCCGGGCTCCTTGCTTATCGGGACATTCATAAGAAACTGGTATGAAATACAGAATGATACGCAATATGTGTTTGTCCTGCATAACCAGGGAATTGTATATCGTAAAGCTTTCAATCAGGTTAAAGAAAGAGGTGTACTCATATTGGTTTCTGATATCGCAACCATACCTGATACAGAAATTGCTCTACAGGAAGTTATGGAAGTCTGGGAGATAAAAGCTTTTATCAGCCTTCAATTGCCTGCACCCCAACCATCAATAGAAAGAATAGGTCATCTGGTTGATGAAATGTATAAAGAGCTGAAACAAAGGAAATAA